In Pseudoxanthomonas sp. SE1, the genomic stretch GGTCTTCAGCGTCGACGATCTTGCGCGGGTGGGGCAGGCGTACTGGGGTGCGTATGGCGTGGCCCAGCATGGGCTTACATCGCTCGTGGGCATGCTGCACGCCGAACTTGCCAGCAGCAGCGTGCGTGTCGCCGCACTGCAGCCGGGACCGATGCGGACGGCATTGCGCTCGCGCGCGTATGCCGACGACAACGATGCGCAGGCCCGGGACGCCACCGATTACGCAGCGGCCTGCGTCACCCTGCTGTCATCCGCCGGCGCAGCACACAGGGGGCAGATATGGAAGGTACGGGCATGACCGTCCTGTCGGCGGCCCTGCTGCTGTTCCTGATCCTGGACCCACTGGGCAACATTCCGGTGTTCCTCAGCGTGCTCAAGCCGTTGCCACCGCGTCGCCAGCGCATCGTGGTGGTGCGCGAGTTGCTGATCGCGCTGGTCGTGCTGATGCTGTTCCTGTGGGGGGGCAAGTACGCGCTGGAAATGATGCACCTGCGCCAGGAGTCGGTCGCCATCGCCGGCGGCATCGTCCTGTTCCTGATCGGCGTGCGGATGATCTTTCCCCGGCCCGAGGGCCTGATGGGCGAACTCCCCGGCGGCGAACCCTTCATCGTGCCGCTGGCGATCCCGCTGGTGGCCGGGCCGTCGGGCATGGCGGCGGTGATGTTGATGGGCAGCAACGACCCTTCGCGGCTCGGCGACTGGAGCCTGGCCCTATTGCTGGCCTGGAGCGCGACGGCAGTGATCCTGTTTTCCGCGACCGTCCTGTACAAGTGGCTGGGCCGGCGCGTACTGACCGCGATCGAGCGGCTAATGGGCATGCTTCTGGTCGCCATTTCCGTGCAAATGGTCCTGGACGGCATCGGCACCTACCTCAAGTTGACCCCGCCCAACATCTGACCGCCGTCCCCCCGGTGAAGGTCGCCGCCACGACGCCGCGGAACGCCGCGCGTTGGCGGCCCGACTGTCATGTTGCACTGCGAAAGATTGTCATGCCGCGGTCACAAAATGGTCCTATCGTGTTAACCTGTTATTAACCTCCGCGGACGCCGCGTGGGCCATGGGAACCCCTAGCACGCCCTTCAGAACCGACCCCCACCGGGTGGTTCCGCACGTCTCGTCAGCCAGCTTCGCCACATCACTCCCGTACCGAGGTTTATCCGATGAACCAATCCCGTCGTCTTCGCCTGTCCAAGCTCAGCCTTGGCCTCGTCGTCGCACTCGCTGCCGCGCCTGCCTTCGCGCAGAGCACCACGGCCGGCGTGGGCGGCCTGGTCACCGACAACGGCGGCCAGCCCGTCGCTGGCGCCGAGGTGACCATCACCCACGTCGAATCCGGTACGGTCAGCCGCGCCACCACCGATGCCAGCGGCCGCTACAACGCGCGCGGCCTGCGTGTGGGCGGTCCTTACCAGATCACGGTGAACAAGGCCGGCGCTGGCACCAAGACTGAGGACGGCGTTTACTTGGGACTGAATCAGGTAAGCACGGTCAATGCGGCATTGACCGGCGATGTCGCGACCCTGGAAACCGTGACCGCTGTTGGCTTCGCCGGCGGGTCGGAAGTGTTCAGCGCCACCAAGATGGGCACCGGTACGAATGTGGATCGCCAGACGATCGAAGCCCTGCCCTCGATCAACGGCAACATCCAGGACTTCATGCGGTTGGACCCGCGTGTCGCTTACGTCAATCGCGCCGAAGGCGGCATCAGTGCCGGCGGCCAGAATCCGCGCTATAACGCGATCCGCATCGACGGCGTGTCCGCCAGCGATACCTTCGGCTTGGAAGGCAACAACATGCCGACCCGCCGCCAGCCGGTCGCGATGGATGCCATCGAGGCGATCAACATCGATTTGGCCAGCTACGACGTGACCATCACCGGCGCGACCGGTGCTGTGGTCGACGCGGTGACCAAATCGGGCACGAACGAGTTCCACGGTTCGGTATACGGCACCTATCGTGACGGCGAGTGGTTTGGCGACGATCCGACCGGCGCCACGTTCAACGGTTTCACCAAGGAGCAGACCTACGGTGCGACCTTCGGTGGCCCGCTGGTGAAGGACAAGCTGTTTTTCTTCGCCAACTACGAGAAGTTCAAGCAGGAAGCGCCAGGTGCGGATATCGCGGGCAGCGCCCTTGGCAAGGCCAATGCGGTCATCGACATGGACGACATCACGCGTGCACAGCAGATCGCACAGAGCTATGGCTTCGATGCCGGCGGCCTCACGAGTGCGGGCGATACCGATCTGGAAGAGTACGCGCTGAAGCTTGACTGGAACATCACGGACAACCATCGCGCCAGCCT encodes the following:
- a CDS encoding YhgN family NAAT transporter; its protein translation is MTVLSAALLLFLILDPLGNIPVFLSVLKPLPPRRQRIVVVRELLIALVVLMLFLWGGKYALEMMHLRQESVAIAGGIVLFLIGVRMIFPRPEGLMGELPGGEPFIVPLAIPLVAGPSGMAAVMLMGSNDPSRLGDWSLALLLAWSATAVILFSATVLYKWLGRRVLTAIERLMGMLLVAISVQMVLDGIGTYLKLTPPNI